Proteins encoded in a region of the Spirochaetota bacterium genome:
- a CDS encoding AraC family transcriptional regulator: MKRSPIHESVAPETHIIPASQYFTAGMPFYIARISHSQGDFPRIQRRQREFWKIVYVLSGEGRKIVNDRTYPLGPGAVYIIHPDDRTSYQIGSKEIVIYNILFMPELFGDEIKTMSSEFAFYDIFYSNYYRLPAEKREALSVFDDSPRGILRALEEIEDEYTGKKPNWRDSIRFKMLDLLIKLSREASSRMKRVPAARIAAYIDHFISERYREDITLDSIAAAAGLHRNYVGRAYKRSRRMTIFEAINRFRVQRACELMATEKAITDICYDVGFNDVSFFYRMFKRYAGMPPGDWRRSKTKNIPH, from the coding sequence ATGAAACGCTCGCCGATCCATGAGTCCGTCGCACCGGAAACACATATTATCCCGGCATCGCAGTATTTTACTGCGGGAATGCCCTTCTACATAGCAAGAATTTCCCATTCTCAGGGGGATTTTCCCCGGATCCAGCGACGGCAGCGTGAATTCTGGAAAATAGTATATGTGCTTTCCGGGGAGGGCCGGAAAATAGTCAATGACCGCACCTATCCTTTGGGACCCGGTGCCGTATATATCATTCATCCGGACGATAGGACATCGTATCAGATCGGATCGAAAGAGATAGTTATATACAATATACTCTTCATGCCTGAGCTTTTCGGGGATGAGATAAAGACGATGAGCTCGGAATTCGCGTTCTACGACATCTTCTATTCGAATTACTATCGCCTGCCGGCTGAAAAGCGCGAGGCATTATCGGTATTCGACGATTCCCCGCGCGGTATCCTCCGTGCGCTGGAGGAGATAGAGGACGAATATACCGGAAAAAAGCCCAATTGGCGCGATTCGATACGTTTCAAGATGCTCGATCTGCTGATAAAGCTGAGCAGGGAAGCCTCCTCTCGCATGAAGCGTGTTCCGGCGGCCCGTATCGCCGCATATATCGACCATTTCATCAGTGAACGGTATCGGGAGGATATAACGCTCGATTCCATCGCCGCTGCGGCGGGATTGCACCGTAATTATGTGGGCAGGGCGTATAAACGTTCGCGGCGAATGACGATATTCGAGGCGATAAATCGTTTTCGGGTACAAAGGGCCTGCGAGCTCATGGCGACCGAAAAGGCGATAACCGATATCTGCTATGACGTCGGATTCAACGATGTCAGTTTTTTTTACCGCATGTTCAAGCGATATGCCGGCATGCCCCCGGGTGACTGGCGCAGATCAAAGACCAAGAACATCCCGCATTGA
- a CDS encoding basic secretory protein-like protein — protein sequence MRIRCALALLIMALPLAPYGKNKVNYDFYKWNILKSPHFDIYHDAAGETVAREAAKILEDGVSKYRTLFDHNLEKIIPVVIYCSTDDFEGTHIYPGLIPEGVGGFTEPLRTRVVVPFTGSYHAFRHVVLHELAHAYQFDVLYGDAAPIFRGFLQQPPLWLMEGMAEYASRDDDNEMHMYVRDGLLSAHMPTIDKLNDPYELGPYGYFVYKGGEAFYRYVEKRFGREYVANLLHTLRAAYDLNAVFNFVFGKNTRDINDDWHFDAKRTYLPDVVHYEPLAPAAKRVTDHFKDRSSFNFHPLLSPDGKEIYLLCNRNVYPSIISVNAESSEQMRTVAVGERSDEYEHLHILDNTFSFTSDGSLFVFTAKAGPGDRIVLYNTATQWVEKRIALPFSSVQFARISPLGGEIVFTGVSNGMADIYIYDRSKGGLERITFDRYYESRPCFSHDGSKIVFSVNSNAACDYYSADNDIVVYDRASRTLHTVVASDGDDRIGDISLDGTKIIFSSDVTGVSDLYIKDISSGSIKRVTKTFGGAFEPRFSKTGDRIVFSGYEKGGYDIYIADVDTKAAYSNVSTVLFRENVLGTAYRTKDLVIPSISSAYAPWLMPDYFVFAAGYSSYMGGGLDLFTSFADMLNEQRVNAYVQLLYDDVYKEFTANADLTYWLIPFRIDLGVNLYHYKETYYAYDTNEATGVRRLYSDDAIGGGALVRFPFDKFTRFDLFINPELHFITYPGAGSVSNHMANVYLAELSFVYDTSIGDMLSARDNSMFLITIQRSLKLSDNDYGFTLIFGDLRQYLMLLPNMNFAFRIAGGKIFDVDRFKRPFRLGGITRMFEGLYADYVTTVRAYGHGEFTGENVALINLEFRFPFIDYIKFGLPIGLGNIEGVLFSDFGMAWSDEHGANLGYWDGGGLHLTDLKSAMGVGFRFVVPPFLYFRFDFAWKFVGNGFEGSDKSWLPFFWFGMKLYDF from the coding sequence ATGCGAATACGCTGTGCACTTGCACTTCTCATCATGGCCCTTCCGCTTGCGCCGTACGGGAAGAACAAGGTCAATTATGATTTCTACAAGTGGAATATACTGAAATCGCCGCATTTTGATATCTATCATGATGCAGCGGGCGAGACGGTCGCGCGAGAGGCGGCGAAGATACTGGAAGACGGTGTCTCAAAGTACCGCACGCTGTTCGATCATAATCTTGAAAAGATAATACCCGTCGTCATTTATTGTTCCACCGATGATTTTGAGGGGACGCATATTTACCCGGGGCTCATCCCCGAGGGTGTCGGCGGCTTCACCGAGCCCCTCCGCACGCGGGTGGTCGTTCCGTTCACCGGGTCATACCATGCGTTCCGGCATGTCGTGCTCCACGAGCTTGCGCATGCGTATCAATTCGACGTGCTCTACGGCGATGCCGCGCCGATATTCCGGGGCTTTCTCCAGCAGCCGCCCCTCTGGCTCATGGAGGGCATGGCGGAATACGCATCGCGCGATGATGACAATGAGATGCATATGTATGTGCGCGACGGCCTTCTCAGCGCGCATATGCCGACGATAGACAAGCTCAATGATCCGTACGAGCTCGGCCCCTACGGCTATTTCGTGTACAAGGGCGGCGAGGCGTTCTACCGCTATGTCGAGAAGCGCTTCGGGCGCGAGTATGTGGCGAACCTGCTTCATACGCTCCGTGCCGCGTACGATCTCAACGCCGTGTTCAATTTTGTTTTTGGGAAGAACACGCGGGATATCAATGATGATTGGCATTTCGATGCGAAACGGACATATCTCCCCGATGTTGTGCATTACGAACCCCTCGCGCCGGCTGCCAAGCGTGTGACCGACCATTTCAAGGACCGTTCATCGTTCAATTTCCATCCATTGCTGAGCCCGGACGGTAAGGAGATATACCTCCTCTGCAATCGGAACGTCTATCCCTCCATTATTTCGGTGAACGCAGAATCGAGCGAGCAGATGCGTACCGTAGCCGTCGGCGAGCGCTCGGATGAATATGAACATCTTCACATCCTTGATAATACGTTCTCGTTCACGTCCGACGGGTCGTTGTTCGTGTTCACTGCAAAGGCCGGCCCCGGCGACCGCATTGTGCTCTACAATACCGCAACACAATGGGTGGAAAAACGCATTGCGCTGCCGTTCAGTTCGGTGCAATTCGCGCGCATCTCTCCCCTGGGCGGAGAGATAGTTTTCACCGGTGTCAGCAACGGCATGGCGGATATCTATATCTATGATCGATCGAAGGGCGGCCTTGAGCGGATAACGTTCGACCGGTACTATGAAAGCCGCCCGTGCTTTTCGCATGACGGATCGAAGATAGTGTTCTCCGTGAACAGCAATGCGGCCTGCGACTATTATTCGGCGGATAATGACATCGTCGTCTATGACCGTGCGAGCCGTACGCTCCATACCGTTGTCGCTTCCGACGGCGATGACCGTATCGGCGATATTTCACTCGACGGCACGAAGATAATATTCTCATCCGACGTCACCGGTGTATCCGATCTCTATATCAAGGATATCTCTTCCGGTTCGATAAAACGCGTCACGAAGACGTTCGGCGGGGCGTTCGAACCGCGTTTCTCGAAAACGGGCGATCGCATCGTGTTTTCCGGATATGAAAAAGGCGGGTATGATATCTATATCGCCGATGTTGATACGAAAGCCGCTTACTCGAACGTTTCGACGGTGCTGTTCAGGGAGAACGTCCTTGGCACGGCGTATCGGACAAAAGACCTCGTTATACCGTCGATATCGTCGGCATACGCGCCCTGGCTCATGCCGGATTATTTCGTGTTCGCGGCGGGCTACAGTTCGTATATGGGCGGCGGACTCGATCTCTTCACCTCGTTCGCGGATATGCTCAATGAGCAGCGCGTGAACGCGTATGTACAGCTGCTCTATGATGATGTGTACAAGGAATTCACCGCCAATGCGGATCTCACGTATTGGCTCATCCCGTTCCGCATCGACCTCGGCGTCAATCTCTATCACTACAAGGAAACATACTACGCCTATGATACGAACGAGGCCACCGGTGTCCGGCGTCTGTACAGCGATGACGCCATCGGCGGCGGGGCGCTCGTGCGTTTCCCCTTCGACAAGTTCACGCGATTCGACCTTTTCATAAACCCCGAGCTTCATTTCATAACGTATCCCGGCGCCGGGAGCGTTTCCAATCATATGGCGAACGTCTATCTCGCCGAACTTTCTTTCGTGTACGATACGTCCATCGGCGATATGCTTTCCGCGCGCGATAATTCGATGTTCCTCATTACGATCCAGCGTTCGCTGAAATTATCGGATAATGATTACGGCTTTACGCTCATCTTCGGCGACCTCAGGCAGTATCTCATGCTTCTGCCGAACATGAATTTCGCGTTCCGCATCGCCGGCGGCAAGATATTCGATGTCGACCGATTCAAGCGTCCGTTCCGTCTCGGCGGCATAACGCGCATGTTCGAGGGCCTCTATGCGGACTATGTGACCACCGTTCGCGCCTACGGGCACGGGGAATTCACCGGGGAGAACGTGGCGCTCATCAATCTCGAATTCCGTTTCCCGTTCATCGATTATATCAAATTCGGGCTTCCCATCGGTCTCGGCAATATCGAGGGCGTGCTGTTCTCGGATTTCGGCATGGCGTGGAGCGATGAGCATGGCGCCAATCTCGGCTACTGGGACGGGGGCGGGCTGCATCTTACCGATCTGAAATCGGCCATGGGGGTAGGGTTCCGTTTTGTCGTGCCGCCGTTCCTCTATTTTCGATTCGACTTCGCATGGAAATTCGTCGGCAACGGGTTCGAAGGGAGCGACAAGTCTTGGCTCCCGTTCTTCTGGTTCGGGATGAAATTATACGATTTCTAA
- a CDS encoding PstS family phosphate ABC transporter substrate-binding protein has protein sequence MKKLMTMTAALVLAGNMFAQSIQIDGSSTVYPITEAVAEEFGKINPKIKVLVGISGTGGGFKRFGNGETHISDASRPIKNSEKAACRKSGIDYIELPVAYDGLAVMVSKKNDFVKSLTVKELKKLWEPAAKGNVTKWNQVRESFPAEKIRLFGPGTDSGTFDYFTEAIMGKSGQSRSDYTASEDDNVLVEGIAGNKGGLGYFGLAYYEANKDKLSLVAIDGGKGAIEPTIETVKNGTYAPLSRPLFIYVSTAALGRPEVVQFVEFYIKNAAKLSKEVGYIPLPDDGYAAVMKRFQKRVTGSAFSDTAKTIGVTIADLLKME, from the coding sequence ATGAAAAAACTTATGACCATGACCGCCGCTCTTGTGCTCGCGGGAAACATGTTCGCGCAGAGCATACAGATCGACGGCTCAAGCACCGTATACCCCATCACCGAAGCGGTAGCTGAGGAATTCGGCAAGATCAATCCGAAGATCAAAGTCCTTGTCGGTATATCCGGCACGGGCGGCGGTTTCAAGCGCTTCGGCAACGGCGAAACGCATATCAGCGACGCTTCACGCCCCATCAAGAACAGCGAAAAAGCGGCCTGCCGGAAAAGCGGTATCGATTATATCGAACTTCCGGTCGCCTACGACGGTCTTGCCGTCATGGTGAGCAAGAAGAACGATTTCGTAAAGTCGCTCACGGTGAAAGAGCTCAAGAAACTTTGGGAACCTGCCGCGAAAGGCAACGTTACGAAGTGGAATCAAGTGCGCGAAAGCTTCCCGGCCGAGAAGATACGTCTCTTCGGACCCGGCACCGATTCGGGCACATTCGATTATTTCACTGAAGCGATCATGGGCAAATCCGGTCAGTCGCGCTCGGATTATACCGCGAGTGAGGACGACAACGTTCTCGTCGAAGGTATCGCCGGCAACAAGGGCGGACTCGGCTATTTCGGCCTTGCATATTATGAAGCGAACAAGGATAAGCTCTCGCTTGTCGCCATCGACGGCGGCAAAGGCGCGATAGAACCCACCATCGAAACGGTGAAGAACGGCACGTATGCGCCGCTCTCACGCCCGCTCTTCATCTATGTGAGCACGGCCGCTCTCGGACGTCCGGAAGTGGTGCAGTTCGTCGAGTTTTATATCAAGAACGCCGCCAAGCTCTCGAAGGAAGTCGGTTACATTCCGCTTCCTGACGACGGCTATGCTGCGGTCATGAAGCGCTTCCAGAAGCGTGTGACCGGCTCCGCGTTCTCTGATACGGCGAAGACCATTGGGGTGACCATTGCGGATCTCCTTAAGATGGAATAA
- a CDS encoding helicase-related protein: MADAQNKQTGELFIVDNSDAEWKAQKYLYDWCDIAKSFDIATGYFEIGSLLSLDGQWQKLDHIRILMGDEVSKRTRSVFQQMEQGMKNRLEQSMEQEKGKNDFLSGVPAIVQALQAGKIQCRVYRKNKFHAKAYITHAKQEVVGSIALVGSSNFTVPGLTDNVELNIRVRSEVDRLQQWYDAHWQDAEDVTPDILKIVERHIREYSPFEVYLKSLHEYFRNHELTASEWERDRSKIYTPVLAQYQREGYQAIMKIANSYGGAFLCDGVGLGKTFIGLMILERLLDHDLKNVVLLVPKAARASVWEAKIKKHLPTALNNPFVQLEIINHTDLLRQPSEDIDWPAKLKQITEHADAIIIDEAHTFRNRSSRRYRELKKIISNGKKRKQVFLLTATPVNNSLLDLQHQIELFTGDDEKYFSAAPLAIHSIPGHFRKLENELEKIIEADAKGKVYIDMTTGQTSVLDEPQDLFTQEIAAQQVLINDSLFKEIVVQRSRDYVMKSTKMAEGEKVMFPKREDPQVGKYSLKKVYGPLLDKIDTAFNKQKPLLILAVYSPYDPAYFKGDASKLDKFILGRQLIVSLVRVMILKRFESSIAAFKFSCENLIITLLSFVERHRPSEAEKWKTKNAGMLRDIIKERIDEEDLDDDILPEEFIRPWVTLSEEEHRIDLMVKHTLSDLELLKEFLDDTNKLRPENDDKLQSLITLMQTDKDLKKQKVLLFTEFVNTAKYIQKHLTAAGIDSIAEVDSTYKGDRGSIIKRFSPYYNETTSAELKKNGDSEIRVLISTDVLSEGLNLQDASLIINYDLHWNPVRLMQRIGRVDRRLDEKIEKQMIADHPELSSVRGKVRLWNFLPPDELNQLLSLYKKVTKKTLRISKVFGIEGKKLLTGNDNYDALRDFNAAYEGKSTPQEELQLKYQGLLRSNPDVAAALDGLPLKLFSGKEHPQKGVRAVFFCYALPGQNRADEQWSLAHGITKWYLYDMAGRGVSEDTIAIDAHISCVPGTPRIVCEDPERLVEIRKTVEKHIHDSYMKRSQVPLNDSNDNPLKPVLLAWMELS; this comes from the coding sequence ATGGCTGATGCGCAAAACAAGCAAACTGGTGAACTATTCATCGTTGACAACAGCGATGCCGAGTGGAAAGCACAGAAATATCTGTACGACTGGTGCGATATCGCCAAGTCTTTCGATATAGCAACCGGTTATTTTGAGATCGGCTCGCTGCTGTCTCTTGATGGTCAATGGCAAAAATTGGATCACATCAGAATCCTCATGGGAGATGAGGTGTCCAAAAGAACTCGCTCGGTTTTTCAACAGATGGAACAGGGAATGAAGAACCGTCTTGAACAGAGTATGGAACAGGAAAAGGGGAAAAACGATTTTCTTTCAGGCGTGCCTGCCATTGTTCAAGCATTACAAGCCGGGAAAATACAGTGCCGTGTATATCGAAAGAACAAATTCCATGCAAAAGCATATATCACGCATGCGAAACAAGAAGTTGTCGGATCAATAGCGCTTGTCGGCTCGAGTAATTTCACGGTGCCCGGACTGACGGATAATGTGGAACTTAATATACGGGTCCGGTCGGAAGTCGACCGTCTGCAGCAATGGTATGATGCTCATTGGCAGGATGCCGAAGACGTCACCCCGGATATACTCAAGATCGTTGAAAGGCATATTCGTGAATATTCGCCGTTCGAGGTGTATCTCAAATCGCTGCATGAATATTTCCGGAACCACGAACTGACAGCTAGCGAATGGGAACGCGATCGTTCAAAAATATATACGCCTGTTCTCGCACAGTACCAGCGTGAAGGCTATCAGGCGATAATGAAGATAGCGAATAGTTACGGCGGTGCGTTCCTTTGTGATGGCGTCGGTCTTGGCAAAACATTTATCGGGCTCATGATACTTGAGCGTCTGCTCGATCACGATCTTAAGAACGTTGTGCTTCTTGTGCCAAAGGCGGCACGAGCGTCAGTGTGGGAAGCGAAAATAAAAAAGCATCTCCCGACCGCGCTTAATAATCCATTCGTGCAGCTGGAGATCATTAATCACACCGATCTTCTCAGACAGCCCTCTGAAGATATTGACTGGCCTGCGAAACTCAAACAGATAACCGAACATGCCGACGCGATCATAATTGATGAGGCGCACACATTCCGCAATCGTTCATCCAGGCGCTATCGGGAGTTGAAAAAGATCATATCGAACGGCAAGAAACGCAAGCAGGTCTTCCTGCTGACTGCAACACCGGTGAATAATTCTCTGCTCGATCTTCAGCATCAGATCGAACTGTTCACCGGGGATGATGAAAAATACTTCAGTGCGGCGCCATTGGCGATACACAGTATCCCCGGTCACTTTCGGAAGCTGGAGAACGAACTCGAAAAAATAATTGAAGCGGATGCGAAGGGAAAAGTATATATCGACATGACAACCGGGCAAACATCGGTTTTGGATGAACCGCAGGACTTGTTCACCCAGGAGATCGCAGCGCAGCAGGTGCTCATCAACGATTCGCTGTTCAAAGAGATCGTCGTCCAGCGGAGCCGTGATTACGTCATGAAAAGCACAAAAATGGCGGAAGGTGAAAAGGTCATGTTCCCGAAACGGGAAGATCCGCAGGTCGGAAAATATTCACTCAAAAAGGTGTACGGTCCGCTGCTTGACAAGATCGATACGGCTTTCAATAAGCAGAAGCCGCTCTTGATACTGGCCGTGTATTCACCCTATGACCCCGCATACTTCAAGGGAGATGCCTCGAAGTTGGATAAATTCATACTCGGACGACAGCTTATAGTCTCGCTGGTACGGGTGATGATACTCAAGCGATTTGAAAGCTCCATAGCCGCATTTAAATTTTCATGCGAGAATCTTATAATAACTTTATTATCGTTTGTCGAGCGCCATCGACCCAGCGAAGCTGAAAAATGGAAAACAAAGAATGCCGGGATGCTCCGTGATATTATAAAAGAACGGATCGATGAAGAAGATCTCGATGATGATATACTTCCGGAGGAGTTCATACGTCCGTGGGTTACCTTGTCTGAAGAAGAGCATCGTATCGACCTGATGGTCAAGCATACATTATCGGACCTTGAACTTCTTAAAGAATTCCTTGATGACACTAATAAATTACGTCCGGAAAATGACGACAAGCTTCAGAGCCTGATCACTCTCATGCAAACCGATAAGGACCTGAAAAAGCAGAAAGTACTCCTTTTTACCGAGTTTGTGAACACAGCAAAATATATACAAAAGCACCTTACTGCCGCAGGGATAGATTCTATCGCAGAGGTCGACAGTACATACAAGGGAGACCGTGGTTCTATCATCAAGCGTTTTTCTCCGTATTACAACGAAACCACGAGTGCAGAACTCAAAAAGAACGGCGACAGCGAGATACGGGTGCTCATTTCAACCGACGTGCTTTCAGAAGGGCTTAACCTTCAGGATGCATCGCTCATTATCAACTACGATCTTCATTGGAACCCGGTGCGGCTTATGCAGCGTATAGGACGTGTCGATCGCAGACTGGATGAGAAGATCGAGAAGCAGATGATAGCCGATCATCCCGAGCTTTCAAGCGTTCGCGGAAAGGTGCGGTTATGGAATTTCCTCCCTCCCGACGAATTAAATCAGCTGCTATCGCTGTACAAGAAGGTAACTAAGAAAACGCTGCGCATCTCAAAAGTATTCGGCATTGAAGGGAAAAAGCTGCTTACTGGAAATGACAACTACGATGCATTACGCGATTTTAACGCTGCGTATGAGGGAAAATCCACCCCTCAGGAAGAACTGCAACTTAAGTATCAGGGTCTGCTTCGATCGAACCCAGACGTAGCTGCGGCACTCGACGGACTTCCGCTAAAATTATTCAGCGGCAAAGAACATCCGCAGAAAGGTGTGCGCGCGGTATTCTTCTGCTACGCGCTTCCCGGGCAGAATCGTGCGGATGAGCAATGGAGCCTCGCACACGGTATTACGAAGTGGTATCTGTATGACATGGCAGGCAGAGGCGTCAGTGAGGATACAATAGCTATCGATGCGCATATTTCATGCGTTCCAGGAACACCGCGCATTGTGTGTGAAGATCCAGAAAGGCTAGTTGAGATAAGAAAAACAGTAGAAAAGCATATCCATGACAGCTATATGAAACGTTCACAGGTCCCGCTCAATGATTCTAACGATAATCCGCTTAAACCGGTGCTGCTCGCATGGATGGAACTTTCATGA